A segment of the Labrus bergylta chromosome 11, fLabBer1.1, whole genome shotgun sequence genome:
CAGAGTGGCCGGGTCCTTCAGGGTGTCCAGGCATACTGAGCAGACAAAGGTCTCCTCTTCAGACCAGGCAGAGGCCATGTGGTTCAAGGTGAAACAGAGACTGAATAGCTTAATGTCCTGGAAGTCACAACTAGAAGTATGGACAGCCACAAAAAATGTTACAGAGTCCCTTTTAGTTTTAACAAAACAGGCAAGGATGATGAGACTGAAATGCCAGTTCACATGACTCACATGCTGCTTAAAAACTCAGGCAACCTGGGCTCAGGGTGGAGCTGGCAAAACAGGTGGGGTGAGGTTTTACTCTCGTTTATGTCACTCTTTTCCTGCTTCCCGGTTTCCTAAAATATACATTTGAGGTTAAATGGACTAATGGTTACTTTAGTTTATAGTGCTTTTAAATTAACACAAAATTAAATGTAGATACATATGCTATAGTGCTCAAAACACATGAAGGTGAAGTAATAGGCTGCTAAGAAATAAAACCTTCATGAAACGTAATGTAGTGGTATTTTTGAGGACAGACTGGTTTCTACACCTCTGGTTGATGAGtgatattatttaaataataataggATTGTTTTATCAATGAATAATGCTAACAAGCTGTCTCGTACACACCATCTTTAAggtttgcagtaaaaaaaaaaagctaaacaaaGAAGAGATGCGGACTTGTGATGGCGTCATCACAGCGCAGTGAGGGCAACACTGACGCGCATGAAGCTACCTGACGCCATATTGACTAGTGGCAACCGGCTAGCCGGGCGAGAGGCCAGCTACTTAGCTATAAGGTGAATGTTTGACGTTTTGAAATGATGCGTACCCATGCTGTTAATATGTCTTCTGCACGCCTCTTTATTATCTGATAGACATGCTGGACCCCTTCAATTTAGAAGTTTCGGCTTATGATGTCAACCTAGCTTTGTGTGTGCTAGCCTTATGCTAACGTGGTAGCATGCTAGTTAGCCTGCATACAAGTCAGCTGTTGGTTTTTAAGACACGACTAAAACAATTGCTCGTATCTTATCTTGAGTTTAGAGCAGAGAAGTCTGACATTATACATTTGTCGTAATGGTATAGTTAAGTATGTTAAACTTGGTTAAGGCTGCTAACTTTCGCTTTAACAGAGTCAAAGCTAAAGTTTGCTGTGGAAAGTTGGGCACAAACAGCTGATCTGTGACAATTTGGGAAAATCAGTTTTGTATAATAAGCCTAAAAAGACGATTGATTGCGATATCACAGTATTATTACAGTACGTTCTGGTGAACCTTCAAGATCAGGTCAGCTGGGTTTTGACCTTCCCAAACAAGACTCAAAATCATCTGCTTCCTCCCCCTGCAGGTAGAGACAGGTGTTGTCTCGGGTTTAATTAACTAACGTGTGACCTATGCTTAATCAAgcctgtctttgtgtgtttctgtttctctttaaaggATGTTTCGGGGCCCTCAGATCCTGGCTTGGTCTTGCCCCATAAGACCTCTCCTGATAGTGAGAGAATCCCACCTCTCTGCGTTGTCCGAGTTCACTGGACCCGCAAGAGACTTAAAGGAGAGGAGATATGAGAGGGTCTGTGACAGTAAGGAGGGGTCTGAGACTGTATCCCCTCCAGTGCAGCAGCCTTTATGTAGCCTGAACTGTGAAACTCATCAGCTGACAAAAGCTTCATTTAAAAACCTCTTATCCAATGCTATTTTATCCAGCGCACACCACCCCTCTAAGTTTCCTGTATCTGTAAACGCCAAGCCAGTGTCTGATTCTTTGAAATGCACTTTTGTGAAAGATTTagataaaaatgtcaaagctgTGAGCTCTTACCCAGACTGTTTGGTCAACACAACATGCCTTCGACCCCGGGGAAGGCCTTGGGACATTTGCCAACCTTCACTCCTTCTTACCAACAGGAGTCAGTGCAAACTTCCTCACAGCAATCTATATTACAGACATCACTTAGTTAGACCTTTAAGCTCGTGTACACGTACACAATGGATATTGAACCACTCTCACAATGGACCGCACCCCTCCGTCCTCAAGTTTGACCAAGACAGAGCTCTTCATCAGGCGGCCCCTCATGAAGCAGATCCCTGGAAATATTGTCTATCCCTGGAGAATGAACGCAGGTGTCGACAGAGACTGGCGCCCAACTTGAGTCTATACGATCCGGACAAGATAAAAATAGGACAAAGTCAAAGCAAGGGAAAGAACCAGGAGAGATGGGCTGCAGTCCTggtctccctctgctctgtcgATGGGGAGCCggcttttctcttcactctgcGCTCCAGCATGCTGAAGGGCCGGCACAAAGGAGATGTCAGGTTAGTAGAAGGctagaaatgtgaaaaacacattGCTAGTAGAGATCTGTATGTGTCCTCATTTTCCAATCATTTGCAGCTTTGCAGGAGGTAAGAGTGATCCGTCAGACAGAGACGTCGTGGACACAGCGTTGAGGGAAGCCAGGGAGGAGCTGGGCGTCACTGTGCCAACGGAGAGGGTCTGGGGCACCCTGAAACCTCTCAGGGACAGGGTGAGTGCAAGTGCTGGTTAATTTTAATGTATGCAATGTGAGGAAAGGATGAGCTGTACTTACTATAGGTGTGAATGCAAACTTATTGCGGATCGAAGAGATATCACAGTGTCAGTTTTTTCCAAAATCATGCAGCCCTTCTTCATTCTCTTTTCTGCTCGTGAGAATGGTGTCTTCATTAATGCGGGGAATTACACGTTAGTGATATAAAGGCTAAACACTGTCATCAAAGTGACAGTCTCTGTTGCCTTGTCTGCCATCTTGGAATGCTGCCGCATCTCTTTCATGTCAGGTtttatggtgcattcatgtcGTGTCGGACACATCagaaaaacgagtttccgagttgaaaaatgcacatgaacacctgctcaagtcggaacaacaaatCGGAAACTCAGAAAAGAATTAGGCGCCTGACTTCCCGACGtatgcacatcaactttttgctcaattATAACTTTTACCAGTAACATTTCACTTATCATCTTCGAAGCATCAACGctattttttgctgttgtttctgactttctgaactgaaatcatgtGAACACACCAAAGTCAGAAGAACAACTTCCAAACTCAAgaacttggaccacccgagcagcacatgaatgcagcattaacCTTCCCGACCCACCCCTGTCCAACAGGGAAAACTTTCCCACAcctgctgtgagggacatgtgtgaataaGCTACTGAGGAAGATTTGAGCTGCATGTTTTCTccggagtgcatgtgtgaaactcGCTGTTTTGTTGCTACTGATGCAccattttaaaattgtttaatctgataaacgATTGTTTGGATTAATCATTCATCaatcaaaaatatcaaaccCAAAATATGTGATATGAAAATGGTAAATAGTGCTCATTGAATAGCTCCAAGCGTTCATGATAACATTGTTAAAATGGAAATCTCACCAAAATAACAGATTATTCtgcatcttttatttttcagcagTTTTGACGTTTTTGTCAAGATTTATTGTTTGGGCTTgttaatgcctttattgtagagacaggacagtggactgagtagaaatcaggaagagagagagaggggggaatgacatgcgggaaaggagccacaggtcggatttgaacccggtctgcctgcttggaggactatagcctctgtaaatgggtcgcatgcactaaccactaggctaccggcgccccaagTTTGATCATTTTTAACACCAATCCCGTCTCTGAATCTGATGCTCTTTGTGTCGTTGTCTCTCTCACCAGTCGGGGATGATCATCGCTCCCGTGTTGGCTAACCTCGGCCCTTTAGAGGACTTATCCTTTAAACCAAATCCCGGAGAGGTATTGTCATTCTACCCTTTGTCATGAGTGAATGTCGTAATGAGTGTGCttatatttttattgtaaaattTTCTGATCAGATACAAGCAGATGGCAGATTTTAGAAGTTGCTTATAGAAGTATAACATGCAGTCTACATCATTGTTTCACTTTCAACAAATGATCTCCTG
Coding sequences within it:
- the nudt8 gene encoding nucleoside diphosphate-linked moiety X motif 8, producing MKLPDAILTSGNRLAGREASYLAIRMFRGPQILAWSCPIRPLLIVRESHLSALSEFTGPARDLKERRYERVCDSKEGSETVSPPVQQPLCSLNCETHQLTKASFKNLLSNAILSSAHHPSKFPVSVNAKPVSDSLKCTFVKDLDKNVKAVSSYPDCLVNTTCLRPRGRPWDICQPSLLLTNRSQCKLPHSNLYYRHHLVRPLSSCTRTQWILNHSHNGPHPSVLKFDQDRALHQAAPHEADPWKYCLSLENERRCRQRLAPNLSLYDPDKIKIGQSQSKGKNQERWAAVLVSLCSVDGEPAFLFTLRSSMLKGRHKGDVSFAGGKSDPSDRDVVDTALREAREELGVTVPTERVWGTLKPLRDRSGMIIAPVLANLGPLEDLSFKPNPGEVEDIFTMSLSHLCNPQNRGYTNFRTGDKYGYTLPVFRNGKYRVWGLTAMALDYTLKLVVPR